A genomic window from Sporosarcina sp. Marseille-Q4063 includes:
- a CDS encoding DeoR/GlpR family DNA-binding transcription regulator — MSFLAEERQKIILEEIDIYGKVHVIPLAKRFNVSNETIRRDLEALVKTNKLKRVYGGAVKTSYPDGEPPYQQREIINFDAKQAIGKEAASLINDGDTIFLDTGTTILELARFIQGNKRVTIITNSLPTANLIKESLAQRIFTGKLIILGGEVSAEQQSISGYLCEEMLKKFYVDKAFISVGGISIQTGISDYDLTESKISEIATSMSKEVIVLADHSKIGVQSFSFISAIDMVNVIICDKKPTSAWNKVLERQGVTWITARKL; from the coding sequence ATGTCCTTCTTAGCAGAAGAGAGACAAAAAATCATTTTAGAAGAAATAGATATATACGGAAAAGTACATGTAATCCCATTGGCGAAACGATTTAATGTGTCCAATGAAACCATTCGTCGTGATTTAGAGGCGCTTGTAAAAACAAACAAACTCAAGCGAGTATATGGTGGTGCTGTAAAAACATCATATCCGGACGGAGAACCGCCCTATCAACAACGGGAAATTATCAATTTTGATGCAAAACAAGCTATTGGCAAAGAGGCCGCATCATTAATAAATGATGGAGATACTATTTTTTTAGACACGGGTACAACGATTCTTGAATTGGCTCGATTTATTCAAGGGAATAAGAGGGTTACAATTATAACTAATTCATTACCAACAGCTAATCTAATAAAAGAATCACTGGCACAGCGAATATTCACAGGCAAACTCATCATTTTAGGTGGAGAGGTTTCCGCTGAGCAACAGTCAATCAGTGGTTATTTATGTGAAGAAATGTTGAAAAAGTTCTATGTTGATAAAGCATTTATCTCTGTTGGAGGTATTTCTATCCAGACGGGGATAAGTGATTACGATTTAACTGAATCGAAAATATCAGAAATTGCAACGTCAATGTCGAAAGAGGTAATTGTATTGGCAGATCATAGCAAGATTGGTGTACAGTCATTCAGTTTTATATCCGCGATTGATATGGTGAATGTTATTATTTGTGATAAAAAACCAACAAGTGCATGGAATAAAGTTTTGGAGAGACAAGGTGTTACGTGGATTACGGCTAGAAAACTTTAG